A genomic segment from Halobaculum sp. MBLA0147 encodes:
- a CDS encoding TraM recognition domain-containing protein has protein sequence MSNPDSTEQAGITGTIKDAIDSVIQRYKLTVPYEPVHLTSGLRESLQSALRAHTDSAVLRLRPYREGDGLLVGEEFVSELHTHMWDYSALQHLIRGRVQDAPQPLSYEFWWDGDYLNLNYVVPDDQYYGVLNEHVLDYYPDAELTTQERAWPRIDGHYYVSGGTLELKHPRYRPIETYEIDEEENYEPDRDPDPLKSLTGSMAARTDEKVLVQVVMRPAADNWTEGRFYEEPAETIGKYYDMQQFEKTGPFSYRNRDPKEWEQDYSNYLKGLDEQTAFDVNIRYFVFSPRAQSASRTASDIGQTFERRFQTPEYKQRFKALPIHAVNMEEALTRTGRRDLVDREVTLTASELAGIVHPPNKTAVSPAISWTNSGGGGIGRTEGDHAGEESFTEATGETDITEKITIDTSITTTAPPIPDEFQGRHVKPDEDNRSLRWRYHRYKQTWNRHPIAQTKALITQPLKSVTRLAQSASGVAQTHLSSEATGAGDGEILHDTHGFDDPSDFDSMRQLDDDEVELLRNILTTSGYDTHYEKYHNAGLSIDAIASVYTNHGDKVTWAIRNEIEKPDDLDTALYDEGRRPGCLVTAHAEDSASAQPAAEGDIDTEEPTAAGETVSEEAKASPADQTQQHAPSPDNSTPNANVSARRSADGGKPATEDTQPTETQTESTTEPTPSSPTDTTTTTSAASQSENLPEPASTADDSAPGSTDTTSTDSSEDDVELRPSDPGPVEAPSGASYDTPLDLTITDTERELYTSPKSGWRGEIETVVHTEEEGPLLGRDLDELLIQSQSEHPDQPIFMGLAQGRNAGVREVGIPEAAWNIHGWEFGSSGAGKTTSFVNKAHQVIEKGHGTLLIDPKGDFATDVLRRIPEDRWEDVIYVDPADKRFSKSVALNFLEEPTKPSDIEKNTAIESQIEDLIGALKGDDVFGKRMDGIAQTMANAMIRSRRNYTLVDMFKILNDPEALDTFVDSVKDEGLEMEAEFAETIRQMDHDLIEPLIRRIKDWAENPITRSIIANRESTVDFDQAVDEGKIIVVSPSVQKKSSKRLIAVAVIRRIWSAVRSRQEEGKDLPPFFAFIDELHEIINENFRLPEILALARSANLGLYVASQNPEQIEEDIIKQIFGNTKYQAAFQLENDEDAERVAKQFDETVEGGDLSGLPQYQFKHKPLIDDDLDAGIVPGKATTVKSLPPTPPRWTHNEVTERLRKRLDETGKEPNENALSELELILDRAERDDLARHCMLEAIWESEIRSDTGTGRLPLKEVIPQFNQRYSTDFEDLTDGVYIPTSYVDCEYPQDAERATEPATEQHEGGEVTLEHLAHPSIEVSITETGKQHVLDSGDLTDRQKASHRHGLRETFVTLAKTGYVPTVKQQRAQEKAPDGEGDIPIDTDDAPLSVLTERVNEFIENNEVVSRLSGGRPLRIESESNTFKKPAMTLAKASRADDDGQVPLYVTPHVDDLDDDRDRDRGYAPSALADAFTDPPLRKESTLTPPKTSEADPLKEEAYILYNKRNPVPLDVQTDTTLYPLIERSGSGRDQAWWVSRPDDPMIRLYDGRGDDATEWASLRPETVFDADPTDFKAYAVEKADGSYTVHYANKEKTVDNKTALEAEYLIVPQPLVPRVEFNIDDPTQFDYQVLHRAPAVTGSDGAASSAPNDSSTDEDPTEEEGEEEEAGYGGPLTHYTPPQYPVDAGPTDEVWVRASKLPLVYNDGDYEWLFSPDEWDDKQIVDDITGNPEASKQHINLLAEYREGVHRTETLTSPDTALEPVTYHPHDQPAERDGEQFGGNAGSEESATTADDTPSRPMRNLDRYTPTERSTYTRFDPTEADVVHDAARTAEQASTYDFWLELVDPDLTGPEDILVDQTVPETKLADGEVVTRDQLRGMIIQNTSIAVDGPADDAIEIGVEAGWLITTTAEDYLRQIGGDAWESGIKQLPNVEADTQLFAIVTPKTRPGELIPPEHRFTAADWEDIFEGAGDSQAAREERALTQVIRVTLNRKDENVTRGLPTEVVTKSLIQLGVINTHIQHVETRPASDTEDNTDQHLYERIRTRYDQRVVDIWEYSRSTIGEDTLPWDVLLDSAMQTSSAGFEQAKAEVNRLVDAGAIEETNGQYRAVPIGNGTEPGHTGTHSEHDDDDDNDDHGPVGNPPSDGPPTSTGSSSDHSAETSMTDIAGTDDEQTNTPDSSTTEADTNGADAGTEVLHGLDEEQETAPDSTDTEDETPTSDKLESIMADPDINTPDLGEADSKPAPPVQEALTAAAEAFRAAALAPQTLEQAKILSPFLTATTHSVETWLDDVQSIVDENDGELPHWKVLEAARRHNGEHGYEEGAHRWEQTLPYDPDTLPGDWTVEEIAALSPPTDEGSLPPIHPEDYFTDALYELTVDNGTVSLTRHAPDRLPDSRKHDLKGRLYAVTSRGWSEDIADEKYLGYAPNDSEALLDRLLQKGITREQMLAASLFRPRADLTELGAPEKAQELGYIPSDPSSIPTTEEESAYPVDDNPDDHDGSLAEYYDLKLPQTLKDRFVFPYFNSQNDPVYFITRRPPHSDNGPKYQKLSQSADHTFVEEPIYGIPSINEGDPLVITEGMADAITCHDFGIPAISPVTTQFKDKHVDPVNRLIDEYDIPTVYIINDTDIPTATVAAEADDTEKVTLRTDPSNLQDATGLGQTVPETDTDYKRNEQAQRIAARPLTQENLTIEETGSNPDPEFADQLLSVDEAETHQGGQPTTDIAVPSALVSGSHRVKLNYPVPTGSGSEEIDGALSLHNAGRNISLGQRGPIGDRLTVKHSGAGVKSAVTLVEKLERGSDVDIRMLHLPAFGPEGVDLDDYLQGGWLELIPPLPWVFHVYSEVGTADITQYDPDPDDSWITHLACNGDMQISSRANDVGQTAAAMPQNRREASSTPDRDHPPFEDPTPEVPTDGSIDSREDLPPAIRWIDKPHIPASAGSNHAARDDPYSRIGYDNDDPATKGREREWMEKHFDVLSPGEEAGTWTPTRDPTDEVPRTLPVADWFGMVPAIDAKYHPAASPDVAAVPGVSVPDQLTDTADLSGVSQQSDLYDLTFRDVCRKSVGYRGPNPWGDYGDSSDYFVVLRHEGTVGGYDHKSKTGYNWLTALLVASGARRPSSSTLDTDTSDDEILQIWAYAKDKGLIPDDGENGKIPTRALTAYAKRHGIIDGPSDLKEKEYQREDGETSTFVGLSDEAYNRAITHFRENQSIDPVLTPRSDYQDDNTNGQFEGKMASDEGQSNAKSDADSTSEHATPESFSEDGEADSASGDLSTYKSLELFLDKFVEFGDPENPDHNASEWRIRSSELREMYNEWAEENGYETLSRSKFATNSYLMSIVPDYVEKSDFRFGDTTAKGISPAQVVETS, from the coding sequence ATGAGCAACCCAGACTCCACCGAACAAGCAGGTATCACCGGTACAATCAAAGATGCGATTGATAGCGTCATTCAGCGGTACAAACTTACCGTCCCATACGAGCCAGTCCACCTTACGTCAGGGCTTCGCGAGTCCCTCCAATCGGCACTGAGAGCCCACACAGACTCGGCTGTTCTGCGCCTTCGTCCCTATCGCGAAGGTGATGGCCTCCTTGTCGGCGAGGAGTTCGTCTCTGAACTCCACACGCATATGTGGGACTACTCTGCTCTCCAGCACCTTATTAGAGGGCGAGTGCAAGACGCTCCACAGCCTCTCTCATATGAATTCTGGTGGGATGGCGACTACCTCAATCTGAACTATGTCGTCCCCGACGACCAGTACTACGGAGTGTTGAACGAACACGTTCTTGACTACTATCCAGACGCAGAACTCACGACACAGGAGCGCGCTTGGCCCCGTATCGACGGCCACTACTATGTCAGTGGTGGCACGCTCGAGCTCAAGCATCCCCGATACCGCCCGATCGAGACATACGAGATCGACGAAGAGGAAAACTACGAACCGGACCGCGACCCTGATCCACTGAAGTCGCTCACAGGCTCAATGGCCGCCCGAACAGACGAGAAAGTTCTTGTCCAAGTCGTGATGCGGCCTGCCGCAGACAATTGGACCGAAGGCCGATTCTACGAGGAGCCGGCCGAAACCATCGGAAAATACTATGACATGCAACAGTTTGAGAAGACCGGTCCATTCTCCTACCGCAACCGCGATCCAAAAGAGTGGGAACAGGACTACTCTAACTACCTGAAGGGGCTAGATGAGCAAACGGCCTTCGACGTCAACATCCGATACTTTGTCTTCTCCCCACGCGCACAGTCGGCTTCAAGAACAGCCAGCGACATCGGCCAGACGTTTGAACGACGGTTCCAGACGCCCGAGTACAAACAGCGCTTCAAAGCACTTCCCATCCACGCGGTGAATATGGAAGAGGCGCTCACCCGAACCGGGCGCCGTGATCTCGTCGACCGTGAGGTCACGCTCACCGCCTCAGAACTCGCTGGGATCGTCCACCCGCCAAACAAAACTGCTGTCTCACCAGCTATCTCTTGGACGAACAGCGGTGGTGGTGGGATCGGTCGTACAGAAGGCGATCACGCTGGCGAAGAATCGTTCACTGAAGCCACCGGCGAGACCGACATCACTGAGAAAATCACCATCGACACCTCGATCACCACCACGGCCCCACCAATCCCAGATGAATTCCAGGGCAGACACGTCAAGCCAGATGAAGACAACCGGAGTCTCCGCTGGCGCTACCACCGTTACAAACAGACGTGGAACCGTCACCCAATCGCTCAGACGAAGGCTTTGATCACGCAGCCACTCAAAAGTGTCACCCGCCTCGCCCAGTCCGCCAGCGGGGTCGCGCAAACACACCTGTCGTCGGAGGCTACAGGAGCGGGTGACGGGGAAATCCTCCACGATACTCACGGATTCGATGATCCGTCGGACTTCGACTCGATGCGCCAACTTGATGACGACGAAGTAGAGCTGCTTCGGAACATCCTCACAACAAGCGGATACGACACGCACTACGAGAAATACCACAACGCTGGACTCAGCATCGACGCGATCGCAAGCGTGTACACGAATCACGGAGACAAGGTCACGTGGGCGATTCGAAACGAGATTGAAAAACCCGACGATCTTGATACCGCACTATACGATGAAGGGAGACGCCCGGGCTGTCTCGTCACAGCCCACGCAGAGGACTCTGCCAGCGCGCAACCAGCGGCCGAAGGAGACATAGATACTGAAGAGCCCACAGCAGCGGGAGAGACGGTGTCCGAGGAAGCCAAGGCGTCGCCTGCCGACCAAACCCAGCAACACGCACCCTCACCCGACAACTCCACGCCGAACGCCAACGTATCCGCTCGTCGATCAGCGGATGGCGGCAAACCAGCAACTGAGGACACGCAACCCACAGAGACGCAGACAGAGTCAACTACTGAACCGACACCCAGCAGTCCCACTGACACCACCACAACTACATCTGCAGCAAGCCAGTCAGAGAACCTCCCCGAACCGGCGTCTACCGCTGACGACTCGGCCCCAGGCTCAACCGATACGACTAGCACCGACAGCAGTGAAGACGATGTCGAACTCAGACCCTCTGATCCGGGTCCTGTTGAAGCCCCCAGTGGAGCATCCTACGATACACCGCTTGACCTCACTATCACAGATACCGAACGCGAATTGTATACGTCACCAAAGTCCGGCTGGCGAGGCGAAATCGAGACCGTCGTTCATACCGAAGAAGAGGGTCCGCTCCTCGGTCGAGATCTCGACGAACTACTCATTCAGAGCCAAAGCGAACATCCAGATCAGCCCATCTTCATGGGACTTGCCCAGGGGCGAAATGCCGGCGTTCGCGAAGTCGGGATTCCCGAGGCGGCATGGAACATTCACGGCTGGGAGTTCGGGTCCTCCGGAGCCGGGAAGACGACATCGTTCGTCAACAAAGCGCATCAGGTGATCGAGAAAGGTCACGGGACGCTCTTGATCGATCCGAAGGGCGACTTCGCCACCGACGTACTGCGCCGTATTCCCGAAGATCGCTGGGAGGACGTGATTTACGTCGACCCAGCAGACAAACGGTTCTCTAAATCGGTTGCTCTCAACTTCCTCGAAGAGCCGACAAAGCCGTCTGATATCGAGAAGAACACCGCCATTGAATCGCAGATTGAAGACCTCATCGGGGCGCTGAAAGGAGACGACGTGTTCGGAAAGCGGATGGACGGCATCGCGCAAACGATGGCGAACGCGATGATCCGCTCCCGGCGTAACTACACCCTCGTGGATATGTTCAAGATTCTCAATGACCCCGAGGCACTGGATACGTTCGTCGACTCGGTGAAAGACGAGGGTCTCGAGATGGAGGCTGAATTCGCCGAGACAATCCGGCAGATGGACCACGATCTGATCGAGCCATTGATTCGCCGGATCAAGGATTGGGCTGAAAACCCCATCACACGGAGTATCATCGCCAACCGCGAGTCGACAGTTGACTTCGACCAAGCCGTTGATGAGGGGAAAATCATCGTCGTCTCGCCGTCTGTCCAGAAGAAATCCTCGAAGCGGCTCATCGCGGTAGCAGTGATTCGCCGGATCTGGTCTGCAGTGCGATCACGGCAAGAGGAGGGGAAGGACCTCCCACCATTCTTCGCGTTCATCGACGAACTACACGAGATCATCAACGAGAATTTCCGGCTGCCTGAGATCCTCGCTTTGGCGCGGTCAGCCAACCTCGGGTTGTACGTCGCCTCACAGAATCCCGAACAGATCGAGGAAGACATCATCAAACAGATCTTCGGGAACACAAAGTACCAAGCAGCGTTCCAGCTGGAAAACGACGAAGACGCCGAACGGGTCGCCAAACAGTTCGACGAGACGGTCGAAGGGGGGGACCTCAGTGGCCTGCCACAGTATCAGTTCAAGCACAAGCCACTGATCGACGACGACCTTGACGCTGGGATCGTCCCCGGAAAGGCTACGACGGTAAAATCACTCCCGCCGACACCGCCGCGCTGGACACACAACGAAGTGACCGAACGCCTCCGAAAACGACTAGACGAAACCGGAAAAGAGCCAAACGAAAATGCTCTCTCAGAACTCGAGCTCATCCTCGATCGTGCCGAACGGGACGACCTCGCCCGGCACTGTATGCTCGAAGCAATCTGGGAAAGCGAAATCCGGAGTGATACCGGGACGGGACGGCTCCCACTCAAGGAGGTGATTCCACAGTTCAACCAGCGGTACAGCACCGACTTCGAGGACCTCACAGACGGCGTCTACATCCCGACGTCGTATGTCGACTGTGAGTACCCACAAGACGCAGAACGGGCCACGGAACCAGCGACAGAACAGCACGAAGGCGGAGAGGTCACACTCGAGCACCTCGCCCACCCATCGATTGAGGTGAGTATCACCGAAACAGGGAAACAGCACGTGCTGGATAGTGGTGACTTGACAGATCGTCAGAAGGCCTCCCACCGGCATGGTCTCAGAGAGACGTTCGTGACACTCGCCAAAACGGGATACGTCCCAACAGTCAAGCAGCAACGAGCACAAGAGAAAGCACCTGACGGCGAAGGGGACATCCCGATTGACACGGACGACGCCCCGCTCTCAGTGCTTACCGAGCGGGTGAACGAGTTCATCGAAAACAACGAGGTCGTCTCTCGGCTCTCAGGTGGCCGACCACTCCGGATCGAGTCTGAATCGAACACATTCAAAAAGCCAGCTATGACGCTCGCGAAAGCGTCGCGGGCAGACGACGATGGGCAAGTCCCCCTGTACGTCACACCACACGTAGACGACCTTGACGATGACAGAGATCGGGACAGAGGATACGCGCCAAGCGCGCTCGCGGACGCCTTCACTGACCCTCCACTTCGGAAAGAAAGTACACTCACCCCTCCCAAGACATCCGAAGCAGACCCTCTCAAAGAGGAAGCCTACATCCTCTACAACAAGCGGAACCCAGTCCCACTCGATGTCCAGACTGACACCACCCTGTACCCGCTGATTGAGCGCTCAGGGAGTGGCCGTGACCAAGCATGGTGGGTGTCACGCCCAGACGACCCAATGATCCGACTATACGACGGGAGAGGTGATGATGCCACAGAGTGGGCCAGTCTCAGACCCGAAACAGTCTTCGACGCTGACCCGACTGATTTCAAAGCCTATGCGGTCGAGAAGGCTGATGGAAGCTACACGGTTCACTATGCCAACAAAGAGAAGACCGTAGATAATAAGACTGCGCTCGAAGCCGAGTACTTGATCGTCCCGCAACCGCTCGTTCCGCGAGTCGAATTCAACATTGACGATCCGACCCAGTTCGACTACCAAGTCCTCCACAGAGCCCCTGCAGTAACGGGGTCAGACGGTGCCGCTTCAAGCGCACCGAATGACTCCAGTACTGACGAAGACCCCACAGAGGAGGAGGGGGAGGAGGAAGAGGCGGGTTACGGTGGCCCACTCACACACTATACACCACCACAATATCCCGTGGATGCAGGCCCCACCGACGAGGTATGGGTTCGGGCATCCAAGCTCCCGCTGGTGTACAATGACGGTGATTACGAGTGGCTCTTCTCCCCTGACGAGTGGGACGACAAGCAGATCGTCGACGACATCACTGGGAATCCAGAGGCAAGCAAGCAGCACATCAATCTGCTAGCAGAGTACCGTGAAGGTGTCCACCGGACAGAAACGCTTACGAGTCCGGACACAGCACTCGAGCCGGTCACGTATCACCCACATGACCAACCCGCCGAACGAGACGGAGAACAATTCGGTGGGAACGCCGGATCTGAGGAATCAGCAACCACCGCTGACGACACTCCCTCTCGACCCATGAGAAACCTCGATCGATACACACCCACAGAGAGAAGCACCTACACTCGCTTCGATCCTACAGAGGCCGATGTCGTCCACGACGCAGCAAGAACTGCCGAACAGGCCAGTACCTACGACTTCTGGCTGGAACTGGTTGACCCAGACCTCACAGGACCCGAAGACATACTGGTTGACCAGACCGTCCCGGAAACCAAACTCGCAGACGGTGAGGTGGTTACGCGAGACCAACTCCGTGGGATGATCATTCAAAACACGAGTATCGCCGTCGACGGCCCTGCGGACGACGCAATAGAGATCGGGGTTGAAGCCGGCTGGCTCATCACAACGACAGCTGAGGACTACTTGCGCCAGATTGGTGGCGACGCGTGGGAAAGCGGGATCAAACAACTCCCCAACGTTGAGGCAGACACGCAGTTATTCGCGATAGTTACACCAAAAACTCGCCCCGGAGAACTCATCCCACCAGAACACCGGTTCACAGCAGCTGATTGGGAAGACATCTTCGAAGGCGCAGGAGACTCACAAGCGGCGAGAGAAGAACGTGCACTCACGCAAGTCATCAGAGTCACACTCAACCGAAAGGATGAGAACGTCACTAGGGGGCTCCCGACAGAAGTCGTCACAAAATCTCTCATCCAGCTTGGGGTGATCAATACTCACATCCAACACGTCGAAACCCGTCCAGCAAGCGATACGGAGGACAACACTGATCAGCACCTGTACGAGCGCATCAGAACACGATACGATCAGCGTGTCGTTGACATCTGGGAATACAGCCGATCCACAATCGGGGAAGACACGCTCCCGTGGGACGTGCTCCTCGATAGCGCCATGCAAACATCGTCTGCTGGCTTTGAACAAGCAAAAGCAGAGGTCAACCGCCTCGTCGACGCGGGGGCAATCGAGGAAACCAATGGCCAGTACAGAGCCGTCCCGATCGGCAACGGGACCGAACCAGGCCACACAGGCACGCACTCAGAGCACGACGACGATGATGATAACGACGACCACGGCCCTGTAGGCAACCCACCAAGTGATGGTCCTCCCACTAGCACCGGGAGCAGCAGTGACCACAGTGCCGAGACGTCCATGACGGACATCGCTGGCACCGATGACGAACAGACGAACACCCCTGACAGCTCCACGACCGAAGCAGACACCAACGGGGCAGATGCTGGCACAGAGGTGCTACACGGGCTTGACGAGGAGCAAGAGACTGCTCCCGACAGTACTGACACTGAAGACGAGACTCCCACCAGCGACAAACTCGAATCAATCATGGCCGATCCCGACATCAACACACCCGACCTTGGAGAGGCGGACAGCAAACCAGCCCCCCCGGTCCAGGAGGCACTCACCGCTGCGGCAGAGGCCTTCCGCGCGGCTGCGCTCGCCCCGCAGACACTGGAACAGGCGAAAATCTTGAGTCCATTCCTCACCGCAACGACGCACAGCGTGGAGACGTGGCTCGATGATGTCCAATCAATCGTTGACGAGAACGACGGAGAACTCCCTCACTGGAAGGTTCTCGAAGCGGCTCGACGCCACAATGGTGAACACGGCTACGAGGAGGGGGCCCACCGGTGGGAACAAACCCTCCCGTACGATCCAGACACGCTCCCCGGCGACTGGACAGTCGAGGAGATCGCCGCCCTCAGTCCCCCGACCGACGAAGGGAGTCTCCCACCGATCCACCCGGAGGACTACTTCACCGACGCGCTCTACGAGCTGACAGTCGACAACGGGACCGTCAGTCTCACTCGCCACGCCCCAGACAGACTCCCAGACAGCCGCAAGCACGACCTCAAAGGGCGGCTGTACGCTGTCACCTCTCGCGGGTGGAGCGAGGACATCGCCGACGAAAAGTACCTCGGCTATGCCCCCAACGACTCAGAGGCACTGCTCGACCGCCTGCTACAGAAAGGAATTACTCGCGAACAGATGCTCGCTGCCTCCCTCTTCAGGCCTCGCGCCGACCTCACCGAACTTGGAGCGCCCGAGAAGGCACAAGAACTCGGCTACATCCCGTCAGACCCATCCTCAATCCCCACAACAGAAGAGGAATCTGCGTACCCGGTCGATGACAATCCTGACGATCACGATGGCTCCCTGGCCGAGTACTACGATCTGAAGCTCCCCCAGACGCTCAAAGACCGCTTCGTCTTCCCGTACTTTAACAGCCAAAACGACCCGGTCTACTTCATTACACGGCGGCCACCGCACTCAGACAACGGGCCGAAATACCAGAAACTCTCACAGAGCGCAGACCACACGTTCGTCGAGGAACCGATCTACGGGATTCCGTCGATCAACGAAGGCGACCCGCTCGTGATCACGGAGGGAATGGCAGACGCGATCACCTGCCACGACTTCGGTATTCCAGCAATCTCACCGGTGACGACCCAATTCAAGGACAAACACGTCGATCCGGTGAACCGGCTTATTGATGAATACGATATTCCGACCGTCTACATCATCAACGATACCGACATCCCCACTGCCACTGTGGCCGCCGAGGCAGACGACACCGAGAAAGTCACGCTCAGGACCGATCCCAGTAACCTCCAGGACGCAACAGGCCTTGGACAAACTGTCCCAGAAACGGACACCGACTACAAGCGGAACGAGCAGGCACAGCGAATCGCAGCCCGCCCACTCACACAAGAGAACCTGACCATCGAAGAGACGGGGTCAAACCCCGATCCCGAATTTGCCGACCAGCTACTATCTGTTGACGAGGCGGAGACTCACCAAGGAGGCCAGCCGACCACAGACATCGCTGTCCCGTCAGCACTCGTCTCCGGGTCTCACCGGGTGAAGCTTAACTATCCCGTCCCGACCGGATCAGGGAGCGAAGAGATCGACGGAGCACTGTCACTCCACAACGCAGGTCGAAACATCAGTCTCGGCCAACGAGGCCCCATCGGTGACAGGCTCACCGTCAAACACTCTGGTGCAGGAGTAAAGAGCGCGGTGACACTCGTCGAGAAGCTAGAGAGAGGCTCCGATGTTGACATCCGGATGCTGCACCTCCCAGCGTTCGGCCCCGAGGGTGTCGACCTCGACGACTACCTCCAAGGCGGCTGGCTCGAACTCATCCCGCCTCTCCCGTGGGTGTTCCACGTCTACAGCGAAGTCGGGACCGCCGACATCACCCAGTACGACCCCGATCCTGACGACTCGTGGATCACACACCTCGCGTGCAACGGGGACATGCAGATCAGCTCTCGCGCCAACGACGTCGGACAGACCGCCGCGGCCATGCCACAGAACAGACGGGAAGCCTCGAGCACGCCAGACAGGGACCACCCCCCGTTCGAAGATCCCACACCGGAGGTGCCGACAGACGGTTCTATCGACAGCCGGGAAGACCTCCCGCCGGCAATCAGGTGGATCGACAAGCCGCACATCCCCGCCTCGGCGGGGTCGAATCACGCCGCTCGCGACGATCCCTATAGCCGGATCGGCTACGACAACGACGATCCCGCTACGAAGGGTCGAGAACGCGAGTGGATGGAGAAACACTTTGATGTCCTCTCGCCGGGGGAGGAAGCCGGCACCTGGACGCCAACTCGTGATCCAACCGATGAGGTTCCCAGAACCCTTCCGGTCGCAGACTGGTTCGGGATGGTGCCGGCGATCGACGCGAAGTATCACCCCGCCGCGTCGCCAGACGTCGCAGCAGTCCCCGGCGTCAGTGTGCCTGATCAGCTGACAGACACGGCAGACCTCTCGGGAGTGAGCCAGCAAAGCGACCTCTACGACCTCACGTTCAGGGACGTGTGCCGGAAGTCCGTCGGGTACCGTGGGCCGAACCCGTGGGGCGACTACGGCGACTCCTCAGACTACTTCGTGGTACTGCGTCACGAAGGCACAGTCGGTGGCTACGACCACAAGTCGAAGACGGGGTACAACTGGTTGACCGCGCTGCTGGTCGCGTCCGGCGCTCGCCGACCATCGTCCAGCACCTTGGACACGGACACCAGTGACGATGAAATCCTGCAGATCTGGGCGTACGCGAAAGACAAAGGGCTCATCCCAGACGACGGGGAGAACGGGAAGATTCCCACGCGAGCGCTCACCGCCTACGCCAAGCGCCACGGGATCATCGACGGCCCGAGCGATCTCAAAGAGAAGGAGTACCAGCGTGAGGACGGAGAGACAAGCACCTTCGTCGGCCTCTCAGATGAAGCGTACAACCGAGCGATCACACACTTCCGCGAGAACCAGTCGATCGATCCGGTGTTGACTCCCCGCAGCGACTACCAAGACGACAACACTAACGGCCAATTTGAAGGGAAAATGGCTAGCGACGAAGGGCAGTCCAATGCTAAGTCAGATGCTGATTCTACTAGCGAACACGCTACACCAGAGTCTTTCTCAGAGGATGGAGAGGCTGATTCAGCATCAGGAGATCTCTCAACCTACAAAAGTCTCGAACTGTTCCTGGATAAATTCGTAGAGTTTGGTGACCCAGAGAACCCAGATCATAACGCCTCTGAGTGGCGGATAAGAAGCAGTGAACTCCGAGAGATGTACAACGAGTGGGCTGAAGAAAACGGATATGAGACTCTTTCTAGAAGTAAATTCGCAACCAATTCATACCTTATGTCTATAGTGCCAGACTATGTAGAAAAGTCTGATTTCCGCTTTGGTGACACCACTGCAAAAGGCATATCCCCAGCTCAGGTTGTGGAAACTTCGTAA